In Candidatus Rokuibacteriota bacterium, a genomic segment contains:
- a CDS encoding glycosyltransferase, exosortase A system-associated, translating into MKILHVLDHSLPIGSGYSYRSRSIVTAQKRLGLEPVVLTSPKQGTEHDGRELVDGIPHYRTGRTGGRLPFARELLLMLRLASRIIRVARAEGTELIHAHSPSLNGLPALWAGRRLGLPVIYEVRTFWEDAAVNNGSFAEGSVRYRVSRALEAVVLRRAHRVVAICEGIRSEVVSRGIPPGRVAVVPNGVGAEWLDPRARATDLAVQLGLGAGPVFGYIGSFSRYEGLPFLIEAMPELLGRIPGARLLLVGGGRDEQAVRAAAQRAGAAVLMPGRVPQERVRDFYTLVDVFVLPRRRNRLTELVTPLKPLEAMAMGIPVLASDIGGHAELVSDGETGLLFKAESPESLVEQASRLGRDPELRAQLGAGGRRWVESERTWERIVTRYLPIYGGGA; encoded by the coding sequence ATGAAGATCCTCCACGTCCTCGACCACTCCTTGCCCATCGGGAGCGGCTACAGCTATCGGAGCCGCAGCATCGTGACCGCCCAGAAGCGCCTGGGGCTCGAGCCGGTCGTGCTGACCTCGCCCAAGCAGGGCACCGAGCACGACGGTCGCGAGCTCGTGGACGGCATTCCGCACTACAGGACCGGGCGGACCGGCGGGCGGCTGCCCTTCGCGCGCGAGCTCCTGCTCATGCTGCGCCTGGCCTCTCGCATCATCCGGGTCGCCCGCGCCGAGGGTACCGAGCTGATTCACGCTCATTCGCCCTCTCTCAATGGGCTGCCGGCGCTGTGGGCGGGACGGCGGCTCGGGCTGCCGGTCATCTACGAGGTGCGCACCTTCTGGGAGGACGCGGCCGTCAACAATGGCAGCTTCGCCGAGGGCTCCGTGCGCTATCGCGTGAGCCGGGCGCTCGAGGCGGTCGTGCTGCGGCGAGCGCATCGAGTGGTGGCCATCTGCGAGGGCATCCGGTCGGAGGTCGTCTCCCGCGGCATTCCGCCGGGCCGCGTCGCGGTGGTGCCGAATGGAGTAGGAGCCGAATGGCTCGATCCTCGGGCCCGGGCGACCGATCTGGCGGTCCAGCTGGGGCTCGGCGCCGGCCCGGTATTCGGCTATATCGGCTCCTTCAGCCGGTACGAAGGCCTCCCATTCCTCATCGAGGCCATGCCGGAGCTTCTCGGTCGCATTCCGGGCGCCCGCCTGCTCCTCGTGGGAGGCGGACGCGACGAGCAAGCCGTCCGCGCCGCCGCTCAGCGAGCCGGCGCCGCCGTGCTCATGCCCGGCCGGGTCCCGCAGGAGCGGGTGCGCGACTTCTACACCCTCGTTGACGTTTTCGTGCTCCCCCGACGGCGCAACCGGCTGACCGAGCTGGTGACGCCGCTCAAGCCGCTCGAGGCCATGGCTATGGGCATTCCGGTGCTGGCCAGCGACATCGGCGGCCATGCGGAGCTCGTCAGCGACGGCGAGACCGGCCTGCTCTTCAAGGCGGAGAGCCCGGAGTCGCTCGTCGAGCAAGCCAGCCGCCTGGGACGGGATCCCGAGCTGCGGGCGCAGCTGGGCGCCGGGGGCCGCCGATGGGTCGAGAGCGAGCGCACCTGGGAGCGAATCGTAACCCGCTATCTGCCCATCTACGGCGGGGGGGCGTGA
- a CDS encoding glycosyltransferase, protein MSAPVSLSRGLVAPAAPAPRVVHVIPTLRVGGLEKVVVRLVEYFGPDVPQAVVTPARTGPVSQLIPPGVPVVSMGDQHRPDRWNAIRMARLFRKLRPDIVHTRNWSCIDAVVAARLAGVPVVIHGEHGREAADPDGKNRRRQRIRRLLAPLVTEFVVVTHDLERWLVEEVRIPARKVRTIYNGVDTRAFSPDGRDAARRALGIPDGSIAIGTVGRLDPVKDHLGLIRAFSRITSDPRVLLYITGGGPCHAELEGAIQSLALTRRVHLLGERDDVPRILRGLDVFVLPSLGEGMSNTILEAMATGLPVVATRVGGNPELVLHEVTGLLVEPRSADSLVAALLRYVEDPGLRAAHGQAARHRADSEFGLPRMLAAYDDLYCRHLATRSRR, encoded by the coding sequence ATGAGCGCGCCGGTGTCGCTGTCGCGGGGGCTCGTGGCGCCCGCGGCCCCCGCCCCGCGGGTCGTCCACGTCATCCCTACCTTGAGGGTCGGCGGACTGGAAAAGGTCGTGGTTCGTCTGGTCGAGTATTTCGGCCCGGATGTGCCACAGGCCGTCGTGACACCTGCCCGCACGGGCCCGGTGAGCCAACTGATCCCCCCGGGGGTCCCTGTCGTGTCTATGGGCGACCAGCATAGGCCGGACCGCTGGAACGCCATTCGCATGGCACGCCTCTTCCGGAAGCTCCGTCCCGACATCGTGCACACCCGCAACTGGTCCTGCATCGACGCCGTCGTCGCCGCGCGGCTGGCCGGGGTGCCCGTTGTCATCCATGGAGAGCACGGTCGCGAGGCGGCGGACCCGGACGGTAAGAACAGGCGCAGACAGCGTATCCGGCGACTGCTGGCGCCGCTGGTCACCGAATTCGTCGTCGTCACTCATGACCTCGAGCGATGGCTGGTCGAAGAGGTGCGGATTCCGGCCCGAAAGGTCCGCACCATCTACAACGGCGTTGATACACGCGCCTTCTCCCCGGATGGCCGCGACGCGGCCCGGCGCGCGCTGGGCATCCCCGACGGATCCATCGCGATCGGCACCGTCGGGCGCCTCGATCCCGTCAAGGACCATCTGGGACTGATCCGGGCCTTTTCCCGAATCACCTCGGATCCTCGCGTCCTGCTCTACATCACCGGGGGCGGGCCCTGCCATGCAGAGCTCGAGGGAGCGATCCAGTCCCTTGCGCTCACCCGCCGCGTGCATCTCCTCGGGGAGCGGGACGACGTGCCCAGGATCCTTCGCGGCCTCGACGTATTCGTCCTTCCGTCGCTCGGCGAAGGCATGTCCAATACCATTCTGGAGGCCATGGCAACGGGGCTGCCTGTCGTGGCCACCCGTGTGGGCGGGAACCCCGAGCTCGTGCTGCATGAGGTGACCGGTCTCCTTGTCGAGCCCCGATCCGCCGACTCACTCGTTGCCGCTCTCTTGCGCTACGTCGAAGATCCTGGTCTCAGGGCGGCTCATGGACAGGCTGCTCGACACCGCGCGGACTCGGAGTTCGGACTCCCCCGCATGCTCGCCGCCTACGACGATCTCTACTGTCGCCACCTCGCCACCCGGAGCCGCCGATGA
- a CDS encoding exosortase/archaeosortase family protein — MNGAVAEEKVVDGDVARQTVADGVALRAESPLSWLALGIAAAAALGLYAPVVISMAADWSEFPSLSHGFAIPLISAYLLWHRRRLLAEAPVEGSIVGLPLIILALGMLVIGSLGGEPFVARLSLPLALLGTVLFLDGTRVARHAWVPIAYLAFMIPLPYLTLSALTYRSQLFDAGVTAAALGWLGVPVLRDGVMLHLANMTLEVAADCSSVPAIAALLALGGAYAQMQPRPTWIRVALTLSAAPLGLLSNIVRLIVTSLSAYYLGPVALNNVIHKFSGTSVFLATVVLLVVLDALLTRIWRRASS; from the coding sequence GTGAACGGCGCGGTGGCCGAGGAGAAGGTTGTGGATGGCGATGTTGCCCGACAGACCGTCGCGGACGGCGTCGCCCTTCGTGCCGAGAGTCCTCTGTCCTGGCTGGCCCTTGGGATCGCCGCCGCCGCCGCGCTGGGACTCTATGCGCCCGTCGTGATCAGTATGGCCGCAGACTGGAGCGAGTTCCCGAGCCTCTCCCATGGCTTCGCAATACCACTCATCTCCGCCTACCTGCTGTGGCACCGGCGCCGCCTGCTCGCGGAGGCGCCCGTCGAGGGGTCGATCGTCGGCCTGCCCCTCATCATCCTCGCGCTGGGGATGCTCGTCATCGGGTCGCTGGGCGGCGAGCCGTTCGTCGCGAGGCTGTCGCTGCCGCTTGCGCTGCTCGGAACCGTCCTCTTTCTCGACGGCACCCGCGTCGCCCGTCACGCCTGGGTCCCCATCGCCTACCTGGCGTTCATGATTCCGCTCCCGTACCTGACGCTCAGTGCCCTCACCTACCGGTCGCAGCTCTTCGACGCCGGGGTCACCGCCGCCGCCCTCGGATGGCTCGGCGTGCCCGTGCTGCGAGACGGCGTGATGCTTCACCTGGCGAACATGACGCTCGAGGTGGCCGCCGACTGCAGCAGCGTCCCCGCCATCGCCGCCCTGCTGGCGCTCGGCGGGGCCTATGCCCAGATGCAGCCGCGGCCCACCTGGATCCGCGTGGCGCTCACGCTCTCCGCGGCACCGCTCGGGCTTCTCTCGAATATCGTCCGCCTCATCGTCACGTCGCTCAGCGCCTACTACCTGGGCCCCGTCGCTCTCAACAACGTGATCCACAAGTTCAGCGGGACCTCGGTCTTCCTCGCGACGGTTGTCCTCCTGGTGGTCCTCGACGCGCTCCTGACGCGCATCTGGAGGAGGGCGTCCTCGTGA
- a CDS encoding glycosyltransferase family 4 protein, whose amino-acid sequence MRVLVLSSTFPSVNQPTRGVFVRERIRRLAKRCDVVVAAPVPWFPMNRWIRKERATVPFLEHQDGLAVYHPRFFSLPRYGKSFDGVLYFLSLIRFVARLRRSFPFEVIDAHFAFPDGLAATLLAGLFGCPVVVTLRGSIVRLSGYRLHRPQLRWALRHADRVTSVSESLKGVAVGLGIPADRVRVIPNGVDPTVFSPMVRREARRLCGLPESATVLLTVAGIYEGKGQHAVVDVLPSLVARYPDALYVVVGSPRRGEAYERRLQDAIRKLGLDRHVLFAGPRPQTELRSWFSAADVSILATQSEGWPNVLLESLACGTPVVATRVGGSPEIVRHGEDGFLVPYGDAAALRDALLRAVEQPWDRDAIVRHAQRFDWTESVEQALDELNAALKRST is encoded by the coding sequence ATGCGCGTCCTCGTGCTGAGCTCCACCTTCCCGAGCGTGAATCAGCCAACGCGAGGGGTCTTTGTCCGCGAGCGGATCCGGAGGCTCGCCAAGCGTTGCGACGTTGTGGTGGCAGCCCCGGTACCTTGGTTCCCCATGAACCGGTGGATCAGGAAGGAGCGCGCTACGGTGCCCTTCCTCGAGCACCAGGATGGGCTCGCCGTCTACCATCCGCGGTTTTTCTCGCTGCCGCGCTACGGGAAGTCCTTCGACGGGGTGCTGTACTTCCTCTCCCTCATACGGTTTGTCGCGCGCCTCCGACGGAGCTTCCCATTCGAGGTCATCGACGCGCACTTCGCCTTCCCCGACGGGCTCGCCGCCACGCTTCTGGCCGGGCTCTTCGGCTGCCCGGTCGTCGTCACCCTCCGGGGCAGCATCGTTCGCCTGTCGGGCTACCGGCTCCACCGGCCCCAGCTTCGCTGGGCGCTGCGTCACGCGGACCGGGTGACGTCGGTGAGCGAGTCCCTCAAGGGTGTCGCGGTGGGGCTGGGCATTCCGGCCGACCGCGTGCGGGTCATCCCGAACGGCGTTGACCCGACGGTCTTCAGCCCCATGGTTCGACGGGAAGCCCGGCGACTCTGCGGACTCCCGGAGAGCGCGACGGTTCTGCTCACTGTAGCGGGCATCTATGAAGGCAAGGGCCAGCATGCGGTCGTCGATGTGCTGCCGTCCCTGGTCGCGCGGTACCCCGACGCGCTGTACGTCGTGGTGGGCAGCCCCCGCCGGGGCGAAGCCTATGAGCGCCGTCTGCAAGACGCCATCCGAAAGCTCGGGCTCGACCGGCACGTCCTGTTCGCCGGGCCCCGGCCGCAAACCGAGCTCCGCTCGTGGTTCAGCGCGGCCGATGTGTCGATCCTCGCGACGCAGTCCGAGGGCTGGCCGAACGTTCTGCTCGAGTCCCTGGCCTGCGGCACGCCCGTGGTCGCGACCCGCGTTGGGGGCTCGCCAGAGATCGTACGCCACGGGGAGGACGGCTTCCTCGTGCCGTACGGTGACGCCGCCGCCCTGCGCGATGCGCTGCTCCGGGCCGTGGAGCAGCCGTGGGACCGAGACGCCATCGTCCGTCATGCGCAGCGCTTCGACTGGACCGAGAGCGTGGAACAGGCCCTCGACGAGCTGAACGCGGCGTTGAAGAGATCGACATGA
- a CDS encoding nucleotide sugar dehydrogenase produces the protein MIDKGKVCVVGTGHIGLPLAAVLAEAGFEVTGYDTNDNFVSRVNTSGAADFREDGLDELLERHLHKTLTLTSSPPAGHDVYIITVGTPLEPGTQRPSLDRIRMAVQRIAAGFGPDPLIILRSTVSIGTTRSVVLPEIRRHAKRFGLAFCPERTIEGKAIPEMRSLPQVVGGLDDESADRAEALFRLITPKIVRVSSLEAAEMIKLINNTYRDLTFAFANEVALIAERMGLSAAEMIHAANVDYPRSNVAQPGFVGGPCLEKDALILIDSLKKIDFKPRVIEEARKINQAMPDHVAARIVEELRRLRRAPARARILITGFAFKGRPATEDIRGSAAIPVMRRLQSSRIEVWGHDFVTPEKVIADLGARACTLEEGFEEADGVIIMNNHPGYRTANIPALARRLRAPAFLFDSWGLFDIREFREVAGLRYAPLGAPFASA, from the coding sequence ATGATCGATAAGGGAAAGGTTTGCGTCGTCGGAACCGGCCACATCGGCCTGCCTCTCGCCGCCGTGCTGGCCGAGGCAGGCTTCGAGGTCACGGGGTACGACACCAACGACAACTTTGTCAGCCGCGTGAACACTTCCGGCGCCGCGGACTTCCGCGAAGATGGGTTGGACGAGCTTCTGGAGAGGCACCTGCACAAGACCCTGACCCTGACGTCGAGCCCACCTGCGGGCCACGACGTCTACATCATCACGGTCGGCACCCCTCTCGAGCCCGGGACCCAGCGCCCGAGCTTGGACCGCATCCGGATGGCCGTCCAGCGGATCGCCGCCGGATTCGGGCCGGACCCGCTCATCATCCTGCGAAGCACCGTCAGCATCGGCACCACGCGGAGCGTCGTCCTGCCGGAGATCCGGCGCCACGCCAAGCGGTTCGGCCTGGCCTTCTGCCCCGAGCGGACCATCGAGGGCAAGGCGATCCCGGAGATGCGGTCCCTGCCACAGGTCGTCGGCGGCCTCGACGACGAGAGCGCCGACCGCGCCGAGGCCCTCTTCCGGCTGATCACGCCGAAGATCGTCCGCGTCTCGTCCCTCGAAGCGGCGGAGATGATCAAGCTGATCAACAACACCTACCGCGACCTCACCTTCGCCTTCGCCAACGAGGTCGCGCTCATCGCCGAGCGCATGGGGCTGTCGGCGGCCGAGATGATCCATGCCGCCAATGTCGACTATCCCCGCTCCAACGTGGCCCAGCCGGGTTTTGTCGGTGGGCCGTGTCTGGAGAAGGACGCGCTCATCCTGATCGACAGTCTGAAGAAGATCGATTTCAAGCCGCGCGTCATCGAAGAGGCCCGGAAGATCAACCAGGCGATGCCGGATCACGTGGCGGCGCGCATCGTCGAAGAGCTCCGCCGCCTCCGCCGCGCCCCGGCCCGCGCCAGGATCCTCATCACCGGCTTCGCTTTCAAGGGCCGCCCGGCGACGGAAGACATCCGCGGCTCGGCAGCCATCCCGGTCATGCGCCGGCTCCAGTCGTCCCGCATCGAGGTCTGGGGGCACGACTTCGTGACGCCGGAGAAGGTCATCGCCGACCTCGGGGCCCGCGCCTGCACGCTCGAGGAGGGGTTCGAGGAGGCCGACGGCGTCATCATCATGAACAACCATCCCGGTTATCGGACCGCCAATATCCCGGCGCTTGCCCGCCGCCTCCGCGCGCCGGCCTTCCTCTTCGACAGCTGGGGTCTCTTCGACATCCGGGAGTTTCGCGAGGTGGCCGGCCTTCGCTACGCGCCGCTGGGCGCTCCATTCGCCTCCGCATGA
- a CDS encoding phenylacetate--CoA ligase family protein, whose amino-acid sequence MNKSLVRHVLFPLHERLKRKPTFRWLAELEHTQWLSPERLAEYQFVRLRRLVEFAYAHVPYYRAILDEPGVPPQRLQSPYDLLDFPFLTRELIQTRFDDLRARASLPHVHRRSSGGSTGSPVTVLVDMNRMGFTEAGRLRAHGWFGITPGAREIVLWGSPIEITRQDRIRQIRDWCLNSRLLSAFDMGEQALEQHMAAIYDYQPAKMYGYASALYLLSGYLEHHRLPPPPGLRAVFATAEPLFDFQRKTIEAALGCPVGVEYGCRDGGLVALECPEGGLHILAEGMYVEILDPDADGRGEIVLTNLESHAFPIIRYRTGDIGSLDTSPCHCGRGLPKLRGVEGRRTDFLVTPGGRVLHALSAIYILREMPAIQEFRIVQEAIDHLVLHVVLRQSIGPAEETSLRAQFAAVFSSDMRITIERTTSLPRTASGKFRYVESRVAQAVLERFMAPTHTKEHPRDDR is encoded by the coding sequence ATGAACAAGTCGCTGGTCCGTCACGTGCTGTTCCCGCTGCACGAGCGCCTCAAGCGGAAGCCCACCTTCCGGTGGCTCGCGGAGCTCGAGCACACTCAGTGGTTGAGCCCTGAGCGGCTGGCGGAGTATCAGTTCGTCCGACTGCGGCGTCTGGTGGAGTTCGCGTACGCTCATGTTCCTTACTACCGCGCGATCCTGGACGAGCCAGGGGTGCCGCCCCAGCGGCTGCAGTCCCCATATGATCTCCTGGACTTCCCGTTTCTTACCCGGGAGCTGATCCAGACCCGATTCGATGACCTCCGCGCGCGGGCCAGCCTGCCCCACGTCCACCGGCGGTCGTCCGGAGGCTCCACCGGATCACCCGTGACTGTCCTTGTGGATATGAACCGCATGGGCTTCACGGAAGCCGGGCGACTCCGCGCGCACGGCTGGTTCGGTATCACGCCGGGGGCGCGAGAAATCGTCCTCTGGGGCTCGCCCATCGAGATCACGCGGCAAGACCGGATCCGGCAAATCCGTGACTGGTGCCTGAACTCGCGGCTGCTATCGGCGTTCGACATGGGGGAGCAAGCTCTGGAGCAGCATATGGCAGCGATCTACGACTACCAACCAGCCAAGATGTACGGCTACGCGAGCGCGCTCTACCTCCTCTCCGGCTACCTCGAACACCACAGGCTGCCGCCGCCGCCTGGGCTCCGGGCCGTTTTCGCGACCGCTGAACCCCTGTTTGACTTCCAGCGAAAGACCATCGAGGCGGCGCTCGGCTGCCCGGTCGGGGTTGAGTACGGATGCCGTGACGGCGGGCTCGTTGCGCTCGAATGCCCTGAGGGCGGCCTGCACATCCTGGCCGAGGGCATGTACGTGGAGATTCTCGATCCCGACGCGGACGGGCGTGGAGAGATCGTCCTCACCAATCTCGAGTCCCACGCGTTCCCCATCATTCGGTATCGCACGGGCGACATCGGGAGCCTCGATACCTCGCCCTGCCACTGCGGCCGCGGCCTGCCGAAGCTGCGCGGAGTCGAGGGCCGGCGGACCGACTTCCTGGTCACCCCAGGCGGCCGCGTGCTCCACGCGCTCTCCGCCATCTACATCCTCAGGGAAATGCCGGCGATCCAGGAGTTCCGGATTGTGCAGGAGGCCATCGATCATCTCGTGCTCCATGTGGTGCTGCGGCAGTCGATAGGCCCCGCCGAGGAAACCTCGCTGCGCGCCCAGTTCGCCGCGGTCTTCAGCTCGGATATGCGGATCACGATCGAGCGGACCACGTCACTTCCGCGCACGGCGTCCGGCAAGTTCCGCTATGTCGAATCCAGGGTGGCCCAGGCCGTCCTCGAGCGGTTCATGGCCCCCACCCACACCAAGGAGCATCCTCGAGATGATCGATAA
- a CDS encoding EpsI family protein produces MRTGWRLGVILILFAASAVVLRMAPPVKGAVNPVSLYAVPMTLGTWVGAEGVPEEILPPDPNEKISVRRTYRNGNHLAWVSVALFVGQDDDARRASINKIYPQRGASLIEPVSFAVPLDGSAAGPITLPAVIVHQDSRRLLVAYWHQIGNRVYGNEYRFRLALMSDVIFARRADALLVRIALPVGPDGRARESLDTVGPLAASLYAALAPEGRQ; encoded by the coding sequence GTGAGGACCGGCTGGCGGCTCGGCGTGATCTTGATTCTCTTCGCCGCAAGCGCCGTTGTCCTCCGCATGGCCCCGCCGGTGAAGGGCGCCGTGAATCCCGTCTCGCTGTACGCGGTCCCGATGACGCTCGGCACGTGGGTCGGTGCCGAGGGCGTCCCCGAGGAGATCTTGCCGCCGGACCCCAATGAAAAGATTTCGGTCAGACGGACCTACCGCAATGGCAATCACCTCGCCTGGGTATCCGTGGCCCTGTTCGTCGGCCAGGATGATGACGCGCGCCGGGCCTCCATCAACAAGATCTACCCGCAGCGCGGCGCGAGCCTCATCGAGCCGGTCTCCTTCGCCGTGCCCCTGGACGGGTCCGCCGCGGGCCCCATCACGCTTCCGGCCGTGATCGTCCACCAGGACTCCCGGCGGCTCCTCGTCGCGTACTGGCACCAGATCGGGAACCGCGTCTACGGAAACGAGTATCGCTTCCGGCTCGCGCTGATGAGCGACGTGATCTTCGCCCGGCGCGCCGACGCGCTCCTCGTCCGCATCGCCCTGCCCGTAGGGCCCGACGGCCGGGCCCGCGAGAGCCTTGACACGGTCGGTCCCCTGGCGGCCTCCCTGTATGCGGCGCTCGCCCCGGAGGGCCGGCAATGA
- a CDS encoding TIGR03087 family PEP-CTERM/XrtA system glycosyltransferase, whose product MKILFLCHRIPYPPQRGGKIRPFNMIRHLAVSHEVTVATLARTADELAAGQELHRYCHDLHVGRISKPAGWARFALYGMSAAPATFGYFYSPELARTVRRLLATRGFDAIVVHCSSMGPYVAGHRGCRKVMDFGDADSEKWLEYARTAPFPLSQAFRLEGRKVRRYEAWLGKQFDACSVNAPREGDVLAAYVDSPIRVIPNGVDLEYFEPTRPSGRGYVPNRIVFTGNMSYRPNVDAVQHLVTAVLPRIRREIPDVQLCIVGMDPTPAVLRLADEDRVVVTGRVDDVRPYFDSAAVAVAPLRVARGLQNKVLEAMAMRVPVVASQAAFEGISAVPGRDLLVAAGPKAFSRAVVTLLRDPAARERYAAAGRTCVETNHNWSRLLQRLEDLVVGGDQLAATVTRPSSH is encoded by the coding sequence ATGAAAATCCTCTTCCTCTGCCACCGGATTCCCTATCCGCCCCAGCGGGGAGGCAAGATCCGCCCGTTCAACATGATCCGCCATCTGGCGGTCAGCCACGAGGTCACCGTGGCCACCCTGGCGCGGACCGCTGACGAGCTGGCCGCCGGCCAGGAGCTTCACCGCTACTGCCACGACCTGCACGTGGGCCGGATTTCCAAGCCCGCCGGCTGGGCCCGCTTTGCCCTGTACGGGATGAGCGCGGCTCCGGCAACCTTCGGGTACTTTTACTCCCCCGAGCTCGCCCGGACCGTCCGGCGGCTCCTGGCCACGCGGGGCTTCGATGCCATTGTCGTGCACTGTTCGTCCATGGGGCCCTATGTGGCCGGGCATCGCGGCTGTCGCAAGGTGATGGACTTCGGCGACGCGGATTCGGAGAAATGGCTCGAGTACGCCCGGACCGCCCCGTTTCCTCTCTCCCAGGCCTTCCGGCTCGAGGGGCGGAAGGTGCGCCGGTACGAAGCCTGGCTGGGCAAGCAGTTCGATGCCTGCTCGGTCAATGCTCCCCGGGAGGGTGATGTGCTGGCCGCCTACGTCGACTCTCCCATCCGCGTGATTCCCAATGGCGTGGACCTGGAGTACTTCGAGCCGACCCGGCCGTCAGGCCGGGGCTATGTCCCCAACCGGATCGTCTTCACGGGCAACATGTCCTACCGGCCCAACGTGGACGCTGTCCAGCACCTCGTCACCGCGGTGCTGCCGCGGATCCGTCGGGAGATTCCCGATGTCCAACTCTGCATCGTGGGCATGGACCCCACTCCTGCCGTCCTGCGGCTGGCGGATGAAGACCGCGTCGTGGTGACCGGCAGGGTGGACGACGTCCGGCCCTACTTCGACTCCGCCGCGGTCGCCGTCGCCCCCCTGCGCGTCGCCCGCGGCCTGCAGAACAAGGTGCTGGAGGCCATGGCAATGCGTGTCCCCGTGGTGGCCAGCCAGGCGGCCTTCGAGGGTATCAGCGCCGTGCCCGGGCGCGACCTGCTGGTCGCGGCTGGTCCCAAGGCGTTCAGCCGCGCCGTTGTCACCCTGCTCCGCGATCCCGCCGCCCGCGAGCGCTATGCCGCGGCCGGCCGAACCTGCGTCGAAACGAACCACAATTGGAGCCGGCTCCTGCAGCGGCTCGAAGATCTGGTGGTCGGCGGCGACCAGCTCGCCGCCACTGTCACCCGGCCATCATCACATTGA
- a CDS encoding polysaccharide deacetylase family protein: protein MTRLAPPFRIVVLTGWDSPSTLQAITRLLAVPGVEIAGLVYDRGAYTLKTRLRRFWKRGRRDGVAYLLGRLIARACGLWIPAGPRRFDPRPIRRAIFPSEVRALTDLATRHHIPYRAVGSLNSSEAQRHISSLHADLGVVIGTRILTRDTFALPRLGSINIHKGQVPQYRGQPPAFWELYNGETEAGATVHLVAEKLDAGDIMTEASVPIEATETEHSLKLKLDHLAADLLAEAVQALAGGQARPRPQRPSTLPAYTVPTRAQRTVLARRLGTVPESPRKRAFKAIFYRICLTGGPVWLRNAWLRFCRRTRCTVLLYHRVNDVSVDNVTTSIDRFIEHMAMLKRRYPVLSLSEAVSRLNTGRYLGPHVVVVTFDDGYADNCEAAAPILEHFGIPATFFVTAGLVGTSGSFAHDRRSPHRFTNLSLDQVRSLAARGFEIGSHGMTHANLGRAPLSEARDEVRDSRETLQRMLTTPVRSFAYPFGGREDITPAVLQEIRAAGFTLIASAYGGSNVGQIDPNNVRRVGVSNAFDVLALRAQIEGVGVLGTRQRIRAFWGLSDPSRPRPGREPLSVAGKKQESA from the coding sequence ATGACCCGCCTCGCGCCTCCCTTCCGAATCGTCGTCCTCACGGGCTGGGATTCGCCGTCAACTCTACAGGCGATCACCAGGCTGCTGGCGGTACCGGGCGTCGAGATTGCAGGTCTTGTGTATGATCGTGGCGCCTACACGCTCAAGACCCGCCTGCGGCGATTCTGGAAACGCGGCCGCCGCGACGGAGTTGCCTATCTGCTCGGCCGGCTCATCGCTCGGGCCTGCGGGCTGTGGATTCCAGCCGGTCCGCGCCGCTTCGACCCCCGTCCGATTCGCCGGGCCATCTTCCCGTCCGAGGTCCGCGCCCTCACAGACCTCGCGACCCGCCACCACATTCCGTACCGCGCGGTCGGTTCGCTGAATTCGTCCGAGGCCCAGCGCCATATCTCGAGTCTCCATGCGGATCTTGGCGTGGTCATCGGCACCCGCATCCTCACACGCGATACGTTCGCGCTTCCACGCCTCGGATCCATCAACATCCATAAGGGACAGGTTCCGCAGTATCGCGGCCAGCCGCCGGCGTTCTGGGAGCTCTACAACGGCGAGACAGAGGCAGGCGCGACAGTCCATCTCGTCGCCGAAAAACTCGACGCCGGCGACATCATGACGGAGGCCTCCGTCCCGATCGAGGCGACCGAAACCGAGCACAGCCTGAAGCTGAAGCTGGATCACCTTGCCGCCGACCTGCTCGCGGAGGCGGTCCAGGCACTCGCCGGCGGCCAGGCGAGGCCGCGTCCACAGCGCCCGTCGACCCTACCCGCCTACACCGTTCCCACGCGCGCGCAGCGCACCGTCCTCGCCCGCCGCCTCGGAACGGTCCCCGAATCGCCCCGGAAGCGGGCATTCAAGGCCATCTTCTACCGGATCTGCCTGACCGGAGGCCCGGTGTGGCTGCGAAACGCCTGGCTCCGCTTCTGCCGCAGGACCCGATGCACGGTCCTGCTGTATCACCGTGTGAACGACGTCTCCGTGGACAATGTGACCACCAGTATTGACCGATTCATCGAGCACATGGCGATGCTGAAGAGGCGCTACCCGGTTCTCAGCCTCTCGGAGGCTGTCAGCCGGCTCAACACCGGGCGCTATCTCGGCCCACACGTCGTCGTCGTGACGTTCGATGACGGCTACGCCGACAATTGCGAGGCAGCGGCCCCTATCCTGGAGCACTTCGGTATTCCGGCGACCTTCTTCGTCACAGCCGGGCTCGTCGGCACGTCCGGCAGCTTCGCGCACGACCGGCGCTCGCCACACCGATTCACCAATCTCTCGTTGGATCAGGTGAGAAGCCTGGCTGCCCGCGGCTTCGAGATCGGCTCACACGGCATGACCCACGCGAATCTCGGACGCGCCCCGTTGAGCGAGGCGAGAGACGAGGTCCGCGACAGCCGGGAGACACTCCAGCGAATGCTGACCACCCCCGTTCGCAGCTTCGCGTATCCGTTCGGCGGGCGGGAGGACATCACGCCTGCCGTCCTCCAGGAAATCCGAGCGGCAGGCTTCACGCTGATCGCGTCGGCTTATGGCGGCTCCAATGTCGGGCAAATCGACCCGAACAATGTCCGGAGGGTCGGCGTGAGCAACGCGTTCGACGTGCTGGCTCTTCGTGCTCAGATCGAGGGCGTAGGCGTGCTGGGCACCAGGCAACGCATCCGAGCCTTCTGGGGACTGTCCGACCCTTCCAGGCCACGGCCTGGGCGCGAACCCCTCTCCGTCGCAGGGAAGAAGCAGGAGTCCGCATGA